From one Ictalurus punctatus breed USDA103 chromosome 20, Coco_2.0, whole genome shotgun sequence genomic stretch:
- the tmem68 gene encoding transmembrane protein 68, translating into MSGQNESCWSGDETVGVLRCLLVAWEDWVAWGNLQDYLSFLEYLLWVFTPLAIVFILPFVIVILLYLSILFLHVYKRKNQLREAYSYNLWDCARKTLATLWDGHGAIWHGYEICGLEKIPEEGPALIVYYHGAIPIDYYYFLARVIIQKGRACHSVADHFLFKIPGFKLLLEVFSVIHGPQEECVKALRSGHLLGISPGGVREALFSDETYTLLWGKRKGFAQVAIDSKVPIIPMFTQNVREGFRSLGNLRFFRWLYERFRLPIAPIYGGFPVKFRTYLGDPIPYDPKLTAAELAEKVQAAVQELIDRHQKIPGSILRALLERFHMRPKDE; encoded by the exons ATGTCTGGACAGAACGAGTCGTGCTGGTCAGGGGACGAAACTGTGGGTGTCCTCAGGTGTCTCCTCGTGGCCTGGGAGGACTGGGTGGCTTGGGGGAATCTTCAGGACTACCTCAGCTTCCTGGAGTACCTGCTGTGGGTGTTCACGCCCCTGGCCATCGTCTTCATCCTGCCTTTCGTCATTGTCATCCTGCTCTACCTGTCCATCCTCTTCCTGCATGTGTACAAGCGCAAGAACCAGCTGAGAGAGGCCTACTCTTATAACCTGTGGGACTGCGCCAGGAAGACGCTGGCCACGCTGTGGGACGGCCACGGAGCCATATGGCACG GTTATGAAATCTGTGGTTTAGAGAAGATTCCAGAAGAAGGCCCCGCCCTCATCGTCTACTATCACGGAGCGATTCCCATCGACTACTACTACTTCCTAGCGAGAGTGATCATTCAGAAAGGCCGTGCGTGTCACTCGGTGGCTGATCACTTCCTGTTCAAGATCCCAG GGTTCAAGCTGCTGCTGGAGGTGTTCAGCGTGATCCATGGGCCGCAGGAGGAGTGCGTGAAGGCTCTGCGCAGCGGTCACCTGCTGGGAATCTCTCCCGGAGGCGTACGGGAGGCTCTGTTCAGCGACGAGACGTACACGCTGCTGTGGGGCAAACGCAAGGGCTTCGCACAAGTGGCCATCGATTCCAAAGTG cCAATCATTCCCATGTTTACTCAGAACGTCCGGGAGGGATTCCGCTCTCTGGGAAATTTGA GATTTTTTAGATGGCTGTATGAGAGGTTTCGTCTCCCGATCGCGCCTATCTACGGAGGATTCCCGGTCAAATTCCGCACTTACCTAGGCGACCCCATTCCCTATGATCCCAAACTCACAGCGGCCGAGTTGGCAGAAAAG GTGCAGGCAGCGGTTCAAGAGCTTATCGACCGACACCAAAAGATACCCGGCAGCATCCTACGAGCTCTCCTGGAGCGATTCCACATGCGCCCCAAAGACGAATAA
- the tgs1 gene encoding trimethylguanosine synthase — translation MINQVKWHSGPIAEIFFHQGAEEEMTIHCFYSRAFVNDRELYRSDFKSLQSQTQDGARVCQEEEDEDEESSCSEEEEEAVLDEETMLMVSLGLPVAFASSSLQSRASKNGYRVKRSSSTERWENSDYNKSTQLVMGEEEREKEPEEEEREEKERKEEECEEKERKEEECEEEPEEEECEEAEVKAVVDEICTEPESNTDHAWLQYWNLHGESLLWTGWVEKHSEFSSASPPAPWACPEWREKWEEHANQTYGYYWEQFNYWASQGWTTAETTGADAARDEGPHAEEHREQLDVMEPEKGGHESCCDRTSGELEKFPGEESPTDITELVGSLNLETEKREHDDLNKTLHCSYANEPNDGEDRKRPASSGSTSTEKSNEKPKSSTQPNRDSQPAKSGSKEDDSDEDEPSERKAKMKRSHELDVDELAQMPADEAWESLGLKRDPQHKFVSVLKFRRTPARTQRKAKWRQKASCKINKHVFFTEDGETAEPKIHHTLQKVQNFLQTVRTENDSEKTAAPVLDRTGDGHGAPNPQDCPEEKLEEFKETSHLGEHGECEERLFSEQQVITELEPEPEQESHVPSDCHEQEHGREHIPLDIPDFLLPDAPEDENGAENEKSSKKKKKKKKARNRRRRRDVGADMPPEIAAEPELAKYWAQRYRLFSRFDEGVKLDHEGWFSVTPEKIAEHIAQRVQGASQALVIVDAFCGVGGNAIQFALTGNTVIAVDIDPVRLALARHNAAVYGVSERIDFIQADFLQVAPRLRADVVFLSPPWGGPEYLSADVFNIETMMSPDGFEIFRLAKMISENVVYFLPRNADMEQIASLAGPGGKVEVEQNFLNNKLKTITAYFGNLIKSDS, via the exons ATGATCAATCAGGTGAAATGGCACTCTGGTCCAATCGCTGAGATCTTTTTTCATCAGGGTGCAGAAGAGGAAATGACGATACACTGCTTTTATTCCAGAGCTTTTGTCAA CGATCGAGAGCTGTATAGATCGGATTTCAAGTCTCTGCAGAGTCAGACCCAGGACGGAGCGCGAG TCtgtcaggaggaggaggatgaagatgaggagtCCAGCTGctctgaggaagaggaggaagcagTGCTGGATGAAGAAACCATGCTGATGGTCAGTTTGGGGCTCCCCGTAGCGTTCGCCAGCTCCTCGCTTCAGAGCAGAGCG AGCAAGAATGGATACCGGGTGAAGAGGAGCAGCAGCACAGAGCGCTGGGAGAACTCCGATTATAATAAAAGCACACAGCTGGTGATGGGCGAAGAGGAGCGTGAGAAGGAACCTGAGGAAGAAGAGCGTGAGGAGAAAGAACGAAAGGAGGAAGAGTGTGAGGAGAAAGAACGAAAGGAGGAAGAGTGTGAGGAAGAACCCGAGGAAGAAGAGTGTGAGGAAGCGGAGGTGAAGGCTGTCGTGGACGAGATTTGCACAGAGCCGGAGTCTAACACTGAT CATGCCTGGCTGCAGTACTGGAATCTCCATGGAGAGAGCCTGTTGTGGACGGGCTGGGTGGAGAAACACTCCGAGTTCTCCAGCGCGTCTCCTCCGGCTCCGTGGGCATGTCCTGAGTGGAGGGAAAAGTGGGAGGAGCATGCTAATCAGACGTATGGCTATTACTGGGAGCAGTTTAACTACTGGGCTTCTCAGGGCTGGACTACGGCCGAGACGACCGGCGCCGACGCTGCTCGAGACGAGGGACCGCACGCCGAGGAACACCGTGAACAGCTGGATGTGATGGAACCGGAGAAAGGAGGACATGAGTCTTGCTGTGATCGTACGTCAGGAGAACTGGAGAAGTTTCCGGGAGAAGAAAGCCCcactgacatcacagagctggttgGCAGTTTAAACTTGGAGACAGAGAAGCGCGAGCATGATGATCTTAATAAAACTTTACACTGTAGTTATGCTAATGAGCCTAATGACGGAGAAGACCGGAAAAGACCGGCTTCATCGGGCAGCACCAGCACGGAGA AAAGCAATGAGAAACCGAAGTCCAGTACTCAGCCGAATAGAGACAGCCAGCCAGCGAAGAGCGGCTCCAAGGAGGATGACAGTGACGAGGACGAGCCATCAGAGAgaaaagcaaaaatgaaaagaag TCACGAGCTAGACGTCGATGAACTCGCTCAGATGCCTGCTGACGAAGCGTGGGAGAGTCTGGGCCTCAAACGCGACCCTCAACACAA GTTCGTGAGTGTTTTAAAGTTCAGGAGAACTCCGGCGAGAACTCAGAGGAAGGCCAAGTGGAGACAGAAAGCCAGCTGCAAAATCAACAAGCACGTGTTCTTCACCGAGGACGGAGAGACGGCGGAGCCCAAGATCCACCACACACTCCAAAAA GTGCAGAATTTCCTCCAGACGGTCCGAACTGAGAATGACTCCGAGAAGACGGCGGCGCCAGTGCTGGACAGAACGGGAGACGGACACGGCGCTCCAAATCCACAGGATTGTCCAGAGGAAAAGCTGGAGGAGTTTAAGGAGACTTCTCATCTTGGAGAGCATGGAGAATGTGAAGAACGCTTATTCAGCGAGCAGCAGGTCATAACCGAGCTGGAGCCAGAACCAGAGCAGGAATCGCATGTTCCTTCAGACTGTCATGAGCAGGAACACGGAAGGGAACATATCCCTCTGGACATCCCAGACTTCCTCCTTCCCGATGCGCCAGAAGATGAAAATGGAG CCGAGAATGAGAAGTcttcaaagaagaagaaaaagaagaagaaggctagaaataggaggaggaggagggacgTTGGCGCGGACATGCCTCCCGAGATCGCAGCCGAGCCGGAGTTGGCCAAGTACTGGGCTCAGCGCTATCGGCTGTTCTCCCGTTTCGATGAGGGCGTTAAACTGGATCACG AGGGCTGGTTTTCCGTCACGCCTGAGAAGATAGCCGAGCACATTGCTCAGAGAGTGCAAGGTGCGTCCCAGGCGCTGGTCATCGTCGATGCCTTCTGCGGCGTGGGAGGAAACGCTATCCAGTTTGCCCTCACTGGAAACACGG TGATCGCCGTCGATATCGACCCGGTGCGATTAGCACTCGCACGGCACAACGCTGCGGTGTACGGGGTCAGTGAACGGATCGACTTCATCCAGGCGGATTTCCTGCAGGTGGCGCCGCGGCTCCGGGCCGACGTAGTCTTCCTCAGCCCACCGTGGGGAGGACCCGAATACCTCAGCGCTGACGTCTTCAACATCGAGACCATGATGAGCCCTGACGG ATTTGAAATTTTCAGGCTGGCCAAAATGATTTCGGAAAACGTCGTGTATTTCCTCCCACGGAATGCCGATATGGAGCAG atCGCATCTCTCGCTGGTCCTGGTGGGAAGGTGGAAGTGGAGCAGAACTTCCTGAATAACAAACTGAAAACCATAACTGCATATTTTGGCAATTTAATCAAGTCCGATTCATAG
- the lyn gene encoding tyrosine-protein kinase Lyn isoform X2: protein MGCKKSKLDEGQSGGAFAVKKREPVHPEKTNNSPPSGLLPGQRFQQMEEEQQEPGKIVVALYPYDAIHSDDLGFKKGEKMKVLEEHGEWWKAQSLSTRKEGFVPSNYVAQIDTMETEEWFFKEITRKDAERQLLAPANKPGSYLIRESETSKGSYSLSIRDVGPQGSDIVKHYKIRGLDNGGYYISPRITFPDIKKMIQHYHKQSDGLCRKLERPCEKPKAQKPWDKDAWEISKESIKMVKKLGAGQFGEVWMAYYNNSTKVAVKTLKPGTMSVEAFLEEANLMKTLQHDRLVRLYAVVTKIEPIYIITEFMANGSLLDFLKSSAGSSLQLPKLIDFSAQIAEGMAYIEKKNYIHRDLRAANVLVSESLLCKIADFGLARVIEDDQYTAREGAKFPIKWTAPEAINYGSFTIKSDMWSFGILIYEIITYGKIPYPGMSNSEVMSSVQRGYRMPRPENCPTELYDIMNTCWKNKPEDRPTFDYMQSVLDDFYTATEGQYQQQP from the exons ATGGGTTGTAAAAAATCCAAGCTTGACGAGGGGCAGAGTGGAGGTGCGTTTGCTGTGAAGAAGCGTGAGCCTGTACATCCTGAAAAAACG AATAATTCTCCTCCATCAGGACTTTTACCTGGGCAGAGATTCCAACAAATGGAAG aAGAGCAACAGGAACCAGGCAAAATCGTCGTCGCCCTGTACCCGTACGACGCGATCCACTCAGACGATCTGGGATTTAAGAAGGGGGAGAAGATGAAGGTTCTTGAAGA GCATGGCGAATGGTGGAAGGCACAATCGCTGAGCACAAGGAAAGAAGGTTTCGTCCCCTCCAATTACGTCGCCCAGATCGACACCATGGAGACGGAGGA ATGGTTCTTCAAAGAAATCACAAGAAAAGATGCAGAGAGACAACTGCTAGCACCTGCTAACAAGCCCGGTTCCTACCTCATCCGAGAGAGCGAGACGTCCAAAG GAAGCTACTCGCTGTCCATCCGAGACGTGGGTCCTCAGGGTTCGGACAttgtaaaacattacaaaatccGGGGTCTGGACAACGGCGGCTACTACATTTCCCCCAGAATCACATTCCCAGATATTAAGAAAATGATCCAACATTACCACA AGCAATCAGACGGGCTGTGTCGTAAGCTCGAGAGGCCGTGTGAAAAGCCGAAAGCACAGAAACCGTGGGATAAAGATGCATGGGAGATCTCGAAAGAGTCCATCAAGATGGTGAAGAAGCTCGGGGCGGGGCAGTTCGGAGAAGTGTGGATGG CGTATTACAACAACAGCACCAAGGTGGCGGTGAAGACGCTGAAGCCAGGCACGATGTCCGTCGAGGCTTTCTTGGAGGAAGCGAACCTGATGAAGACGCTTCAGCACGACCGGCTCGTTCGCCTGTACGCCGTCGTCACCAAAATCGAGCCCATCTACATCATCACCGAGTTCATGGCTAATG GCAGCTTGCTGGATTTCTTGAAAAGCAGCGCCGGCAGCAGTTTACAGCTTCCCAAACTGATCGATTTCTCCGCTCAG ATAGCAGAAGGCATGGCCTACATCGAGAAGAAGAATTACATCCACCGAGACCTGAGAGCCGCCAACGTGCTGGTGTCTGAGAGCCTGCTGTGTAAAATCGCAGACTTCGGCTTGGCCAGAGTCATCGAGGACGACCAGTACACGGccagagaag GAGCAAAGTTCCCCATCAAATGGACTGCGCCGGAGGCTATAAACTACGGTTCCTTCACCATCAAGTCTGACATGTGGTCCTTTGGGATTCTCATCTATGAAATAATCACGTACGGGAAAATCCCATATCCAG GAATGAGCAACAGCGAGGTCATGTCCTCTGTGCAGCGTGGCTACCGCATGCCCCGGCCTGAAAACTGTCCCACCGAACTGTACGACATCATGAACACCTGCTGGAAAAATAAACCCGAAGACCGACCCACCTTCGACTACATGCAGAGCGTCCTGGACGACTTCTACACCGCCACTGAGGGCCAGTACCAGCAGCAGCCATGA
- the lyn gene encoding tyrosine-protein kinase Lyn isoform X1, with protein sequence MGCKKSKLDEGQSGGAFAVKKREPVHPEKTVYVRDPTSPKPHTINNSPPSGLLPGQRFQQMEEEQQEPGKIVVALYPYDAIHSDDLGFKKGEKMKVLEEHGEWWKAQSLSTRKEGFVPSNYVAQIDTMETEEWFFKEITRKDAERQLLAPANKPGSYLIRESETSKGSYSLSIRDVGPQGSDIVKHYKIRGLDNGGYYISPRITFPDIKKMIQHYHKQSDGLCRKLERPCEKPKAQKPWDKDAWEISKESIKMVKKLGAGQFGEVWMAYYNNSTKVAVKTLKPGTMSVEAFLEEANLMKTLQHDRLVRLYAVVTKIEPIYIITEFMANGSLLDFLKSSAGSSLQLPKLIDFSAQIAEGMAYIEKKNYIHRDLRAANVLVSESLLCKIADFGLARVIEDDQYTAREGAKFPIKWTAPEAINYGSFTIKSDMWSFGILIYEIITYGKIPYPGMSNSEVMSSVQRGYRMPRPENCPTELYDIMNTCWKNKPEDRPTFDYMQSVLDDFYTATEGQYQQQP encoded by the exons ATGGGTTGTAAAAAATCCAAGCTTGACGAGGGGCAGAGTGGAGGTGCGTTTGCTGTGAAGAAGCGTGAGCCTGTACATCCTGAAAAAACGGTATATGTGAGAGATCCAACCTCCCCTAAACCCCATACTATA AATAATTCTCCTCCATCAGGACTTTTACCTGGGCAGAGATTCCAACAAATGGAAG aAGAGCAACAGGAACCAGGCAAAATCGTCGTCGCCCTGTACCCGTACGACGCGATCCACTCAGACGATCTGGGATTTAAGAAGGGGGAGAAGATGAAGGTTCTTGAAGA GCATGGCGAATGGTGGAAGGCACAATCGCTGAGCACAAGGAAAGAAGGTTTCGTCCCCTCCAATTACGTCGCCCAGATCGACACCATGGAGACGGAGGA ATGGTTCTTCAAAGAAATCACAAGAAAAGATGCAGAGAGACAACTGCTAGCACCTGCTAACAAGCCCGGTTCCTACCTCATCCGAGAGAGCGAGACGTCCAAAG GAAGCTACTCGCTGTCCATCCGAGACGTGGGTCCTCAGGGTTCGGACAttgtaaaacattacaaaatccGGGGTCTGGACAACGGCGGCTACTACATTTCCCCCAGAATCACATTCCCAGATATTAAGAAAATGATCCAACATTACCACA AGCAATCAGACGGGCTGTGTCGTAAGCTCGAGAGGCCGTGTGAAAAGCCGAAAGCACAGAAACCGTGGGATAAAGATGCATGGGAGATCTCGAAAGAGTCCATCAAGATGGTGAAGAAGCTCGGGGCGGGGCAGTTCGGAGAAGTGTGGATGG CGTATTACAACAACAGCACCAAGGTGGCGGTGAAGACGCTGAAGCCAGGCACGATGTCCGTCGAGGCTTTCTTGGAGGAAGCGAACCTGATGAAGACGCTTCAGCACGACCGGCTCGTTCGCCTGTACGCCGTCGTCACCAAAATCGAGCCCATCTACATCATCACCGAGTTCATGGCTAATG GCAGCTTGCTGGATTTCTTGAAAAGCAGCGCCGGCAGCAGTTTACAGCTTCCCAAACTGATCGATTTCTCCGCTCAG ATAGCAGAAGGCATGGCCTACATCGAGAAGAAGAATTACATCCACCGAGACCTGAGAGCCGCCAACGTGCTGGTGTCTGAGAGCCTGCTGTGTAAAATCGCAGACTTCGGCTTGGCCAGAGTCATCGAGGACGACCAGTACACGGccagagaag GAGCAAAGTTCCCCATCAAATGGACTGCGCCGGAGGCTATAAACTACGGTTCCTTCACCATCAAGTCTGACATGTGGTCCTTTGGGATTCTCATCTATGAAATAATCACGTACGGGAAAATCCCATATCCAG GAATGAGCAACAGCGAGGTCATGTCCTCTGTGCAGCGTGGCTACCGCATGCCCCGGCCTGAAAACTGTCCCACCGAACTGTACGACATCATGAACACCTGCTGGAAAAATAAACCCGAAGACCGACCCACCTTCGACTACATGCAGAGCGTCCTGGACGACTTCTACACCGCCACTGAGGGCCAGTACCAGCAGCAGCCATGA